The genomic stretch TCCAGGACTGTTACAGCTGTTGGGTTCATTGGCTGTGTCTGTCAGTTTTCAGGCCACAGCATTTCAGTTTTCAGGGTGCAAACATTCACCTGGATTTCACAGTCATAGCAGATACCTCGAGTGTTCAAATCTGTGATTTGATGTGAGGTTACTTTCTCTGGCTGATCCTGCTGTGTGAGGTTGATGACTGATGCTGTGCAGCCCCACCTGCAGATAAAGTGTGATTTACTGCAGAGAGTAAATCCCTGGCTGTCCTGAAGTAAGGTGCTGCTACCTCAGTTTAAAATGGAAAGTACCATCACTGAAAGCTCCATTGGAGACATTCATGCCTTTGCTGCAGGAGTTGAGAATTGACAAGGTGCACACTTCAGGGAGGAGGTTGGATCCTCCAGAGAAAGTGCTCCATGTATTTCCTTTGATGGTGTGTACAGTTCTCCTTCCCATGACAAGTAACTTTTGACAAGTGTTTAAATTAAAAGGGTGGGAGggccagagctgagcagggatgAGGAGCACACTCCACACATGGCTGTTGGAGGAAAGCAGCTTCTGCTGTTTACTGAGACTGAACTCAGGCTCTAATTTGTGATCTGAGAGCTCCAGAGAGAGCACTGGATTGTTTAATGTGGTGCTGTTGCAGTATTTGATTTCAGATGACAACACTCTTATTAAATGCTGAAGAGCACGTTGGATGCTGGTGTTTGTGTCCCTTTGTGCTGAGCCTGAGTTGCCGTAGTTACCGTGAGTCGCAGAAATCCTCAAAGCTGCCTGCCAGGCTCCTGAATATGACAGCACAgcagtgagctgctgctgtctgaaaTAGGCTTGTAGCAACGTGTGTGTGGGCAGAGAACAACAAAGCAGAGGGAGAATGCTTCAGAGCTGGAGTCAGCTGAACGTTTAAAGAGATGAGTGGAGTAACTTTCTGGGAGGCTCACAAGACCCGGTATGCTGATAGTGTCGTGCTGAGAGCAAGGGTGCTTGTTCTGCAGAGGCATCTGCTAATTCAGAAATACATCTGTCAAATTGACAGTAGGAATTTAACTTGAAAGGGGACAGCGTTCAGGAGGGAGAACTTTGTATGCTTAAGTAGTAGAGATTAGAGATTGCTTTCAGCTCAGTTGCAGttattttgaaagcagaagTCTTTCCCTAAGTAGGGAAGCTTGGCAGAATGAAAGCAAAACCCTGGTACTGCTGTTTCTCCTCTGGCAgcttccctccccagcccatccagAAGGGCTTACAAGGTCAGTGAGCTTATGTGAGCACACTGGAGTTCATGCTGACCTAGAGATGTTTCTGGCCTTGGTCAGGTTCCTCTCTATTCCTAAGGCCAGCTTCTGATTTCAGGGAAAGTTATGAAATGCAAACGTGGAGGTAGTTCCAAACCAGGGCATTAGCACTTGAATTTAGTACCTCATATTTTGGCATTTGGATATAAATTAACATAGATGGTGAAGAAGGGTCTGTTTTCAAATAATATGCCATAAATTTCAAATAATATGCCATAAATTTCTTCCTTACTGCAAAATGATGAGTGAGGGTTGCTCTTATCCAGGCAATGTGCATTTTACACCGTTTACTTTCCCCTGGGATCAAGGGTACAACTTCAGTGTCTCTGATGCGAGCAGTTATACTGAAGTGGTCTTAGTGCTTTAGAAATACCACCCTCCAAATCTGTGGGTGTGGGGGGGAGATGTGCTCATGCTTGTGTCCCCACCAGCTCTTAAAGAGAATTTAGTTGTTAATTATCTGTCACTTGCAAGCTTCAGTGAGCATTCTGAGCCACTGCCTCAGGGCGTTATGAAATTATTGAAGTCTCAGCTGCTGACCTGGCTGTTCTCCTGTTGCTGTTCTTGGTCAGTAATTCCTCTTGACAGTGTAAATATTGTTGCTCTAAAAGCTATTTGGGACCTCTGATTGCTTTTTTGTGTAGGTCAGGATGAAATAGTGTAGCTGGGCTtcagaaaagctgctgtgtgTACAGATACTGATGGGATTTCAGCTGAGCTGGGGGTGGTGAGGAAAAAGAGGTCTGGCTTGTTGAGTTATCCTCTGTATGATTTATTCCTGGGGCTTTTTTAATCTGATTCTGCATGTGTTTTGGCTTTACAGCTGGCTAATCTGGGAAGTGAAAGCATTTTGGAAAGGGTAACTTAAGTGACCCAGCAAAAGACACGGAGAGGAGCCTGGTTTCGTAACAGAGATGTCCTAGTTAGAACCATCATAATGTGCTGGATGTTGATAACGGTGTTCTGGCAAGATAACGTATTAAAAATACGCTTTTTCCTGAAGGGGATAATCAGCTTGGTTCTGAACTGCTGTGTCGCGTTTCCAGGGCAGCTGGTGGTGTGCACGCTCTGCTCCTGCGTCATGAAGACCAAGCAGATCTGGCTCTTCTCCGCGCACATGCTCCCTCTGCTGGCTCGCCTCTGCCTCGTCCCGCTCGAGACCATCGTCATCATCAACAAATTCGCCATGATTTTCACCGGCTTGGAGGTTCTCTACTTCCTGGCATCCAATCTCCTGGTGCCCTATAACTTGGCGAAGTCCGCCTACAGAGAGCTTGTCCAGGTAGGATGGTGGTTGCAGCTGTTCTGTTTTCTGAGCCTTTTATgcaggaaagtaaaaaaaaatccccacttACCTGTCTTCTGTGCACCTGTGCTTGTGTGCTAACTCATCCTTTCTTAGCCAACTGAATAAGCTCCTGTCCATAgcatcttttttctttaatttatgaTAGCTTTGGATGGGTGAGCAGTTAAGACACGAGCCTGAATTATTCTGCTGGCCAGCTGAGCATGGCCACTTTGCTTGGACTTGCTTCTTCCTTCCCAAATCCAGGCTAAAAGACAAGATAGTGTCACACTGGAATTTATTTACAGCCTCATTAAGTGAGGAAGGTAATCCTTGGGTATTCATTGTAGTAGCTGTTCATTTCAAGAAACACTTTCTGTATGAAAACTGTTTGTAATTATAGAAGTGATAAATTGTAAGTGACATTGAAGCTGCTTTTGAGTCTAATAATCACTGATTTGAAAAGTCTGTGGTATTTTCTTTAGAACAGCAACATTACTGAGACCTCAAACAAGAAGACTGATCTGACATGTCCATTTTCATAATACTTGGACATCTAATAAAGGTTTAGTTCAAAGGACACAAAGGACACTTTCTCAGTGGTACAGACACATCacatttgctgtatttttatattttatgcatatatatatacatccTTCTGTATATTTCAATATAAAAGGATGGATGCTTACTTGGCTTTTGACTGAGCCACTGTTTCAGTTTTCATCACTGCCTGGATTTTTCTTCAAACCAAGgcacttgggtttttttgccttctgcTCTTCAGTCCAGAAGCAGTCCGAAAACTAACTTGTTAAGCTCTTTCAAAACCTTCTTTAAAGCTCTTGTTTGCTGTCATATCTGTCATACACAAACAAAAACTTGGCAGCAGGAGGTGTGTGCTGTGCCAAGGTCTCAGCCTGTCATGTTGATCAGTGGTGTCtggttatttattttgtatgtaGTTGGTCTTTAGAGCAGGATTATCCTTCTGTGTTTGTACAGCACCTAGCATTGGTCTGACCTCATCCATGGAATCACTGatttgtttaggttggaaaagaactCTGAgctcatcaagtccaacccctCAACCATGTCCCTTAGTGCCACATTTatatccagagatggtgactccaccactgccctggacaGTCCCTTCCAGTACCTGACCACCttctcagtgaagaaatttttcctgatgCCCAATCAAAGCCTCCCCTGGCTTGTAGATCtgctgatttaaaaattaatttgggagCTGACTGGCAAAGCTTCAATACCCTTTTTTCCAGTGAGAATAGAAATACCATGCTTACTGTGCATTAATGGCAACATTTGGGGTAAAATAGTAGCTTGTCTGCACAGCTCAAAGCCTTGCAGAAGATTGGAACCAGCACTTCACTTCCATTTTTCCATGTACATGAATGGATGCACAGTTTGGCTCCCTGAAGCCAAATTCAGATTAGATGTTGATTTGAGACCTGtatctaatttttttattagacACGTTTGAAACACTTTAAAATCTTACAAATGTTTTAATTGCAAATACATTCCAGGTTGATGGGGGAAAATAGTTGTTTCTtgctgattttttgtttgtttgtttgtcagAATTGAGTTCTAAATATTGCTGTTAGCCCAATCTCCTCCTCTCTAGAATTGCTTGTGTCCCCCCGCCCCATCCCAGTATTTCAGGTCTTTCCATGCCAGACTGTATTACAGTAATCCTGAGGAAATATTCCTTGTATCCCTGGCCTTTGGACACTGATCATACTCTTTCTCCTGGCTTTTTATGCTGTGGGCATAAAGTGTTGGGGAATACagaaaaatggcagaaaatTTGTAATGTGGCACTGGGTTTATAAGAATGTTGGATACTGCTTTTCTACATACATGTGATAGAGTTGCAGTGAATTGTTGGGAGTGATTTTCACATTGAACTGGCAAAACCTGgggcttttgttttttaagaactTGCTGCTCTCTGCTTGTGTTgctgaaacagcagaaaaaatgtGGCCTCACAGTGTGTTCATGCCACTGGTAGTAACTCTGCCACAGATCAAGCCTGGATATTTATTCCAGAGAAGGATATTGCCATTCCAACTGGAATATTTTTGTGCTTGTATTTCCATTGCTGTAACTCTAAGCAGTTGTTGGTTTTCAACAACTGCTTAGAGTGCTGTCCTGGTGTTTGTGAAGTTACACACAAATCCAGCTATTTTAGGCTGGATTTGATTGCAGGTTTGATATCAGTGTCAAAACTTAGTGAGTATTGGGATGTTAAACAGCAGGAGCATTTCCTGAGAGCCCTAACAGGTGAAGCAGGGcagctttttgtgttttttgtgtgtgttaggctgtgcccaggggtaTAATTTAAAAGCAGGCCCAGAACCTTGGCTGCCTGTTTGCAGCAGAAGGTGCCAGAAATGTCTCAGGGTTATGAATCTGCATTGTGAGCGTAGCATGACCCTTTCCCAGTGTGGtggagctctgtgccaggagctgcacaggatTGCTTGCCTTGCTCCCAGGCCAGGGGAGTCTCTGAGGGCAGGTGCACTTCCTTGACAAGTCTGTGAGCAAAGCAGGAGCTTGGCactgtgtccctgccagcagaaTATTGCTTGTCCAtcagccccagtgctgcagcaggtcCTGTGAGTGTCATATCCCTCATGCTTGTCAGCTTTTTTAGCATTTCCAAAAATTTCCTTGCCTTGATGGATTCTATGGCATTGTGGGAAGCAGGTGATGAAGAATTAATAGTTATGAGCAGTTTCCTTTTGACCTAAGTCCAGCTATATGAAGTTCCAGCATCTTGGAAATGATTGCAACTTGGTCTTTGCAATGCAAAGGAAGTACTTTGAGCTTCAGAGTGTTCCAATATAAGTCTTAAGCATGAATTTCAAAGCACTTGGATTAGGTATATGACCCTTGTGAGATACTTAAGCATAAAATGTGGGGGGATTTACgtttttccttaaaaacagGTCAGCAAAGTGGATTTACTACTTTTTAATGGCATGACTCATTTCAGTGTCTGATGTGTGCAGTGACTGGGCAGTAGCTACAGAGAAAACGACATTGCTGTGACTTGAACTGGGCAGGAGGATCTGAGGGGCTGGCATGACCCAGAGCCAGGTGTCCTCATCCCTCCAGCTGTGAGCGGGCTGCAGGGAGCAACTCCAAGCCAGGTGTTTGTAGGGAGGGACATTGAGCTGGTCTGAGGGTTTGCTGCTGGAGTCAGGTACTTCTGCCCCCTGCCAGACAGACTGGAAATGTCACTGCTgagcctgagctctgcctttgtcACAAGCTGTTCTTTGATGTACCTCCTCTCTTCCTGTGGGATGGCTGATGTCATTGGATCATCCTTGCCTTCCTTGTGACTCTATTGTTGACTTCCCTTCTGTTATCAAATGCCAAGTGCTGTGACTCAATAACAAATTGTCCTTTTGTGTCTTCCCAGGTGGTGGAAGTGTAtgggctcctggccctgggaATGTCTCTGTGGAACCAGCTGGTGGTCCCTGTGCTTTTCATGGTGTTCTGGCTCGTCTTATTTGCTCTTCAGATCTATTCCTATTTCAGTACACGGGACCAGCCTGCCTCCAGAGAGaggctcctcttcctcttcttgaCCAGGTAATTCAGGAGCCTGCAGATGGTTGGTTTTCTGTTTCAACTGTCTTCTGAAATTAATATCTGTGCTCTTTTAGAGATGAGATGTGGATATTGGCTTTATTGCACTTGGATACCCAGCAAGTATTTGTCCTTATTGCAGTGACCATGCATATAAACCCTGTTAAGCTTGTCCTGCAAAGGCATGGATCCCATTCAGGGCAGACATTAATAGAACTGTGGGAGAGCTCCCAAAGAAAGCAAAGTATTCCTTTGAGGATGGAGTGGCCATAATTAAAGCTTTGGTCCAGAGGTTGCTTTCAGTATATAAATTGGTTTTAAGTCAGATATTTCAGCTGAAGTTCAGTCCATCTGATATCTTACTCATGATTGAGTTACTCTCTGAGCTTTGGATGTCTTGGCTGTCATCATTTTGTTGTGGAACACATTCTTGAGTTCATCCAATCAGCCAAAGCACCCAACTCCCAAAGCAGCTTTTGAGCCCACTGGTTAATGTGGCAGAGGTGTAAAGATCAGAAAGATACTGGATTTGTAAAAGCATTCTAAAGACATTAAAAGGTTTTATAGGCCGTAAAGTTTTATAAAGTTTAAAGGTTGCAATATAAAGGATAGAGATCTGTGTTGGTGCTGTTACTGAGAGGCTGCATTTGAGGGATTCTCCTGGCTGGAACCTGTGTGCCTTTTTCAGCTTTAGTAcatgcagagggagcaggaatgcagggcagagaggagctgagggTGCTGCAGAAGGTGGGTTAGGCAAATTAGGTACAGTGCCATAGTGGGATGGGGAAAAGAGGGGTAATAGTTGTCTGAACACAGCCAGCTAGCACAGGACAGAGTCTTTAGGGATCATACATCATTAGTTCTGCTGTTGGATTCTAACTTTTCCAGTCAGACTTTCCAGTTGCTGGGCTTTTTCTTGCCTTGCTGTATCTGTCTATGGTGCCATCCTGTAAGCTGTCAAAATTAATTATCATTAAGAAGAAATGCCAAGGATTTATACTGCATATAGCATTAAAATTGCTTATGGTGTCACCCTGCATTATGCAGAAGCACTGACTATATTCCTGCTTATTAACTAAACCACTGGGGTCTGaaatttttcttccagttcatttcttctgcaaTTTTTAAGTTTTGTTACAATAGAGGAGAAGCAGTCCTTTTCCTTGAAGTTGAGTTTATTCCTACATCAAattgttatattttatttgtggccagacagctctgggctggcctGTGGCTCTgatccccagcagcagcaggacagtgcCACCACGTGGCCCTGTGCTGAGGGCACTGCAGCATGTCACaacacagccctgcctccaAGGGGGAGCTGCAATCAACTTGTACCttggaaagaaataataaaatctttttcttttattggaaGACTTAATGGCAGTGTAGAACTTCTAACATTTTCATTAAACCTGTCCAAATTTGCTTTAAAACCAACTTGCACAGTTAGCAGGACAAGGGGAGAGCTCATCACAGTAGttttaaccttttctttttgtttcttttcctctctctcctggCAGTATTGCCGAATGCTGTAGCACTCCATACTCACTGCTGGGATTGGTTTTCACAGTCTCTTTTGTTGCCCTGGGAGTTCTTACTCTCTGCAAGTTTTACCTGCAGGGTTACCGAGCGTTCATGAACGATCCTGCCATGAACAGGTAAGTGCCAGGGTCTGAAAAGAAACAGATGGAAAGGggatttatataaaaatacaggaGTGGCACTGCAGTTTCTTGACTCTTGAcctttttacagatttttttgtaTGCCAGTTTGTGTGTGCATTGAAAAGATTGGAGGTGAAAATATTTGTCACAGACTTCTTGGGAAGATGGTTCGTTTCTGCACAAATTCAGGGCTGTTACTTGGGATTTACAGTCACTTGTATTTTCATGAGTCACTGAAAAATTTTCACATGCTTGCATAATATAAACactttgtattttcatttcctcATGTCCCCTCTAATCATGTATGGAACATTACTAATCTGTGAGACTTAAAACATAGCATTGTATGGATTGCTTGTAAATTGTTATGGGAAATAGccaaaatgctttttctcaGGCTTGTCTCAACTTGTCTAATGTGAAATTGGGATCCTGACACTGCCTTTCCTGTTACTCCAGCCCATAACTCTCTGTAGAGACTTGAGGCCATTTGCAAAAGAATGTTTTATATTTTGGTTTCCAAGATGTAGAAGCAGAAGAGGTATAAATTGGGGCTGCATAAGAGTAATTATATAAAAGCATCTTTTGGTGAAGTGTGTACTTGATTGCATCAAATAGTTGTGGTGATCCTCAGAGGATTAAAGTCACTGAGGTTCCAAGACAGAAAGGAGTGGCTAGGTTTAGGTACAGGAGGAATAAActgaaaaatggcaaaattgGTAATTTGCCTGAACTGGGTCCTTAAAATACTTTGTGCTGGGTGGTGTCTGAGCTAGATGTAGCCCAAATGCTGCCTGTCAGGAGCAAAATCTGCTGGTTCATAAGCCCAGCACTTCAGCCTTTCTGAAAACACCCCTCCCTGGTTAAAGCTTTCCAAGGGACACCAGTGAAACCCAAAACCAGTGACATATGAAAGGTTGTGACAGAAGCATGCAGTTTATTTCCTGGTGTTTCTAGATGTACTTTTGAAGCAGCATTGACGCTGAGATGtgattgtttggttttttgacTGTGTTGATCTGCAGGGGGATGACTGAAGGAGTCACACTCCTGATCCTGGCTGTGCAGACAGGTTTGATTGAGCTCCAAGTTGTGCATCGGGCGTTCCTGCTCAGTATTATTCTTTTCATTGTGGTGGCATCCATCCTTCAGTCCATGCTGGAAATTGCTGATCCCATTGTCTTGGCACTGGGAGCCTCAAGGGACAAGTAAGAGACTGGTTTCCTAAACTGAGAGTTACTCAATGTTCTTTTAGGAGGTGATAAACTAGTAATTGATGGCTTTTAGTACTTGTAAAgttgccttgttttttttttttttcctgtgtgcagATTTCTTTCCTAGTCCAAGTTCTCTAGTTTTGTGGTTACGGTTAAGCAAATCCAGGACTGTGCTCTCCCCACCCACACTCTATTGTGTGGGTTTGCAGAATGGTTTTTCTTAACCTCCTCTGCACTTGGGTGAGTTTCCCTCTAAAGCAGTGATCTCACTCAGCTATTGAGGGTGGGAAGTTTCTAGGAGTGACCTTGTGTTAGATATTGTAAAACCTATTTTTTTTGTGATCCCAAAATGATATGGTTTACTGGCACAAAATAAGAGGTGTAAGGTTTGCCTTAGTGTCCCACGTGTTTGGATTGTGTGGGATTGTTCAGTTTCATTTGTGTTATGAAGAGCTGTATTGGTGCTATGTGGAATTCTCATATTAATCTGTTCTGTTCTTTGTCAATTGCATTTGTGTAACCTGTGAGTGAAGAAATGAACAGAGGAGGTTTGTTTATGTGTAGAGTTTGTTTAGCTTAGAGATGTTCTGTGTGCAGCAAGTTAACTTCCAGGGTAGaaacagagggaaagggagTAGAGCCAGGATAGGAGCATCTGCCCAGCTTAAACAAGCAGACTGTGGGGATATTGAATTTTAACTCTTCTGCCAAATCTCCCAGGGAGTTCTAAATCAGCAAGAAACAGGATAAATTCCACTTCAgctctctcttcctccctcacccacagacacaaaactgCAGACCTCAAAGTCACTCAGATGTTCCTTCAGACTGTATTGAATTAATcagtttgtgctgctgtcctgtgCCCTCAAATGGTTTGACTTTTTCTGTACCTCATCTCCAGAGCAAAGTGAGGTTAAAATACAACCTGAGGAACAAGTAGAGGTATTATAGTAAATTACAGGAGATATTCTGAAAGCCTTCACAAATGGGTGGCTGTAAAAAGATTGATGGTGTGTTTAGGCTGGGGAGGAGATTAGGAAGAAGTAGGTGATAGGAGCAGAGTAAGGACTGGCAGAGATAAATATTCAAGTCCTGCTACATTTCTTCTTTAGTGATGTCTGAATTGGGGAACGTACTTCTAAAGGCAGCAGGGTTAAAGCTGGTGATGAAAGGAAGTAGCTTTGCCCCACACATATTAGCAAAAACATGAAGAGTAGTTGCAAGAATTATTTAATTTGGAGACCTCTTGTTTATTTAGAGAAGTGTCCAAACAGTTAcacatttaataatttattttaatggacCTCCATCTGTAACATTCAGTATCTCAAGTACTTATTTTGCCCataatttttgtgtttctatTGAAAACAGCAGAGGTCAGATGAGAGGGAACTTTCCACAGTCGTAGGCATGCGTGCAAGCTGGGAATGAGACTGTGCCCAAGTAAAATAGAAACTCCTTTCAACCAGCTAAAGCCTTGAGCAATTATCTAATGTGCCTACATCCAGCAGTCATTCTGTTCTTATTCTGACACTCAAATCtgacttgaaaaataaaaacctgttGTGTTGTTTTGCAGGAGCCTGTGGAAGCACTTCCGAGCAGTCAGCCTGTGTCTGTTCCTACTCGTGTTCCCCGCGTACATGGCCTACATGATCTGTCAGTTTTTCCACATGGATTTCTGGCTGTTGATCATTATCTCCAGCAGTATTCTAACCTCTCTTCAGGTAAGAACATCAGCCCTGTGAAGCCCTGCATTAACTGTGATCCTGTTATTCTAAGGGGGGAAAATACATGATGAGAAAAGAACAGGGATGAGAGAAGGGCAGAATTACAAGGGAtgataaaaaaatctctttctgtGTCCTGTATCTGAGGCTGAGGAGCTCCTGGGTGGGCTGAGAACAGAGATGAATGGAAGTCTACTTCAAATTGTAAAGCCAGAAGGCTTTTGAGGATGTGTAACTATCATGGTAAAAAGGTTTTTTCCCAGAGTACTCATTTATGTGTCATTACTTAGCTATAACTCTTTGAAATCAATTCGGTGTTTGAAACTCAGTAGTATAAACAGAGGAAATGCTTTATAGTATAAGTATTTGTTATTACTTGggctttttattattaattttttaattgccCATTAAAATGCTCAGTGCTCTTGTTTAATCAACTCAGCTGTGTTCTGGactcaggaaggtgaagaaggggAAGTACTTGGGAACAAGCTTAAATGCTTTGCAAGAAAGAGCAACTTTTATTTGCCTTGAAGTTCAGCAGCAATTCCACTACTTTGAGTTTGCCTTCTGTCCAGCCTGGgagctttgtgtgggcagggctCAGTGGCCAGCACTGACTCAAGCTCCAGAAAGCTGAGCTCATGCTCTTGCACTGTGTTACAGGTGCTTGGGACCCTCTTCATTTATGTTCTGTTCATGGTGGAGGAGTTCAGGAAGGAGCCAGTGGAGAACATGGACGATGTGATCTACTACGTGAACGGCACCTACCGGCTGCTGGAGTTCctggtggctctgtgtgtggtgGCCTATGGAGTCTCAGAAACCATCTTTGGGGAGTGGACTGTCATGGGCTCCGTCATCATCTTCATCCACTCCTACTACAACGTGTGGCTGcgggcccagctgggctggaagaGTTTCCTCCTTCGCAGGGACGCTGTGAATAAGATAAaatccctgcctgtggccacaaaggagcagctggagcagcacaatGACATCTGTGCCATCTGCTACCAGGTGGGAATGGGAGTGTCAAAGGATTGGCTCAAGTGGAAATACCCCCAGACTAAGT from Melospiza georgiana isolate bMelGeo1 chromosome 15, bMelGeo1.pri, whole genome shotgun sequence encodes the following:
- the RNF145 gene encoding RING finger protein 145, which produces MAAKEKLEAVLNVALRVPSIMLLDVLYRWDVSSFFQQIQRSSLHNNPLFQYKYLALNMHYVGYILSVVLLTLPRQHLVQLYLYFLTALLLYAGHQISRDYVRSELESGYEGPMYLEPLSMNRFMTALVGQLVVCTLCSCVMKTKQIWLFSAHMLPLLARLCLVPLETIVIINKFAMIFTGLEVLYFLASNLLVPYNLAKSAYRELVQVVEVYGLLALGMSLWNQLVVPVLFMVFWLVLFALQIYSYFSTRDQPASRERLLFLFLTSIAECCSTPYSLLGLVFTVSFVALGVLTLCKFYLQGYRAFMNDPAMNRGMTEGVTLLILAVQTGLIELQVVHRAFLLSIILFIVVASILQSMLEIADPIVLALGASRDKSLWKHFRAVSLCLFLLVFPAYMAYMICQFFHMDFWLLIIISSSILTSLQVLGTLFIYVLFMVEEFRKEPVENMDDVIYYVNGTYRLLEFLVALCVVAYGVSETIFGEWTVMGSVIIFIHSYYNVWLRAQLGWKSFLLRRDAVNKIKSLPVATKEQLEQHNDICAICYQDMKTAVITPCSHFFHAGCLKKWLYVQETCPLCHCQLKSPSQLPGLGPEPVQQPNPSAEQSTRPGDAAEPGAECDQRPSVQDSPSRGHDGHESPEASAQPGGSHSMDSESSPCEASQGAACAAELTAAPEEGSAPDLRVCVQL